A genomic segment from Vagococcus zengguangii encodes:
- the accB gene encoding acetyl-CoA carboxylase biotin carboxyl carrier protein translates to MNFSELKELLAQFDESSVRYIDLSNGDFHLVLNKDKAEFVAAAQNIASQAIATTPMEEKTVVETVSTAPVVERVVEEIDAASNTGHEITSPLVGVIYLKPAPDQPEFKQVGDQVKKGDVLCIVEAMKVMNEIVSDRDGVIGSVLVANESVVEYGQSLFTIQ, encoded by the coding sequence ATGAATTTTTCTGAATTAAAAGAATTATTAGCACAATTTGATGAGTCATCGGTACGATATATTGATTTATCAAATGGCGATTTTCATTTAGTTTTAAATAAAGATAAAGCAGAATTTGTGGCAGCTGCTCAAAATATAGCGTCACAAGCAATCGCAACCACGCCAATGGAAGAAAAAACTGTGGTTGAAACTGTTAGCACAGCCCCAGTGGTTGAAAGGGTCGTGGAAGAAATTGACGCTGCATCAAATACAGGGCATGAGATTACCTCACCTCTTGTGGGAGTTATCTATTTAAAACCAGCCCCTGATCAACCGGAATTCAAGCAAGTCGGCGATCAAGTCAAAAAAGGTGACGTCTTATGTATCGTTGAAGCAATGAAAGTGATGAACGAAATAGTAAGTGATCGCGATGGTGTCATTGGATCAGTTTTAGTAGCAAATGAATCAGTAGTCGAATATGGCCAAAGCTTGTTCACTATCCAATAG
- the fabZ gene encoding 3-hydroxyacyl-ACP dehydratase FabZ: MQLNVQEIMEIIPNRYPIMMVDRVLELEPGKHVVAIKNVTYNEHFFPGHFPGEPVMPGVLILEALAQTGSIPLLKSEEFEGQTGYLGGIDKVKFRQKVVPGDVLRMEMEIIKRKGNIGVGKATASVDGKVVCSALMTFIIGAK, encoded by the coding sequence ATGCAATTAAATGTACAAGAAATTATGGAAATTATCCCAAATCGTTACCCAATCATGATGGTAGACCGCGTGTTAGAGTTAGAACCAGGTAAACACGTTGTAGCTATTAAAAACGTGACTTATAATGAGCACTTTTTCCCAGGACATTTCCCTGGTGAACCTGTGATGCCAGGTGTTTTAATCTTAGAAGCATTAGCACAAACAGGTTCAATTCCATTACTTAAAAGTGAAGAGTTCGAAGGTCAAACTGGTTACTTAGGTGGGATTGATAAAGTAAAATTCCGTCAAAAAGTGGTTCCAGGAGACGTTTTACGTATGGAAATGGAAATTATTAAACGTAAAGGTAACATCGGAGTTGGTAAAGCAACAGCATCTGTTGATGGCAAAGTGGTTTGTTCAGCCTTGATGACATTTATTATTGGAGCAAAATAA
- the accC gene encoding acetyl-CoA carboxylase biotin carboxylase subunit, with protein sequence MIKKVLIANRGEIAVRIIRTCRELGIQTVAVFSEADRYALHTELADEAVCIGPARSTDSYLNMENILSAAINLGADAIHPGFGFLAENSRFAEMCEACQIKFIGPKAQTIDEMGNKINARRLMIEAGVPVIPGSDGVIATVEEAEAIASQIGFPVMLKAAAGGGGKGIRKVLSEQELGAHFQSAQQEALAAFGNGDMYLEKIIYPAKHIEVQILGDQFGHIIHLGERDCSLQRNNQKVLEEAPAFSLPTDIREQIGQAAIKAAQAVRYENAGTIEFLVDEDNRFYFMEMNTRIQVEHPVTEMITGIDIVAQQLKIASGLELSIQQEDVHFQGHAIECRINAENPRFNFAPFPGPIKELILPGGGLGVRVDSAVYQGYTIPSYYDSMIAKVITHGKTREEALNKMHRALVELVIEGVLTNQEFQMDLISHPSIRQGLYTTAFLQETFLPEWLNVAEEE encoded by the coding sequence ATGATTAAAAAAGTTTTGATTGCCAATCGTGGCGAAATCGCAGTTCGAATTATCAGAACGTGTCGTGAACTAGGCATTCAAACGGTTGCTGTTTTCTCTGAAGCTGATCGTTACGCTTTACATACTGAATTAGCAGATGAAGCAGTTTGTATTGGACCGGCTCGTTCAACAGATTCCTACTTAAATATGGAAAATATCTTGAGTGCAGCAATTAACCTAGGGGCGGATGCAATCCACCCTGGGTTTGGTTTTTTAGCAGAAAACAGTCGTTTTGCTGAGATGTGTGAAGCGTGTCAAATCAAGTTTATTGGGCCTAAAGCTCAGACGATTGATGAGATGGGGAACAAAATCAATGCACGTCGCTTGATGATTGAAGCGGGTGTACCCGTTATTCCTGGTAGTGATGGTGTCATTGCGACTGTTGAAGAAGCAGAGGCAATTGCAAGTCAAATTGGTTTTCCAGTGATGCTTAAAGCGGCAGCTGGTGGTGGCGGCAAAGGAATTCGAAAAGTGTTATCAGAGCAAGAATTAGGCGCTCATTTTCAATCAGCTCAGCAAGAGGCTTTAGCGGCATTTGGAAATGGTGACATGTATTTAGAAAAAATCATCTACCCAGCAAAACACATTGAAGTCCAAATTTTAGGCGATCAATTTGGGCATATTATTCATCTAGGGGAGCGTGATTGTTCTCTACAACGTAACAATCAAAAAGTCTTAGAAGAAGCGCCAGCCTTTAGTTTACCTACTGATATTCGTGAACAAATTGGTCAAGCAGCCATTAAAGCAGCCCAAGCAGTTCGCTATGAAAATGCCGGCACAATCGAGTTTTTAGTTGATGAAGACAATCGTTTTTATTTCATGGAAATGAACACACGCATTCAAGTAGAACATCCTGTAACAGAAATGATTACCGGAATTGATATTGTGGCGCAGCAGCTTAAAATTGCAAGTGGGCTTGAGCTATCAATTCAGCAAGAGGACGTGCATTTCCAAGGTCATGCGATTGAATGTCGAATTAATGCTGAAAATCCACGTTTTAACTTTGCGCCTTTCCCAGGACCAATTAAGGAATTAATTTTACCTGGTGGTGGCTTAGGCGTTCGCGTCGATAGCGCTGTGTATCAAGGTTATACGATCCCTTCCTATTATGATTCGATGATTGCTAAAGTGATTACACATGGCAAAACGCGAGAGGAAGCATTGAATAAAATGCATCGTGCACTTGTTGAATTAGTGATTGAAGGGGTGTTAACGAATCAAGAATTTCAGATGGATTTGATTAGTCATCCATCAATTCGTCAAGGTCTCTATACAACCGCTTTTTTACAAGAAACATTCTTACCTGAGTGGTTAAATGTGGCTGAGGAAGAATAA
- the accD gene encoding acetyl-CoA carboxylase, carboxyltransferase subunit beta has product MALFKKKQYIKLNPSPIVQEDNQPKPSVPNNLWEKCPSCKKIIYTKDLGPTKTCQNCGYCFRLSCRDRLFMTVDEGSFEEWDTDIVPVNPIGFPDYQEKVKQTQAKTGLHEAVMTGQALIEDQPVVIAVMDSQFIMGSMGHVVGEKITRAFERARDLNLPVVIFTASGGARMQEGIISLMQMAKISAAVKRHSESGLLYITVLTDPTTGGVTASFAMQGDIILAEPQATIGFAGRRVIEQTIRQELPEEFQKAEFLLEKGFVDKIVERHELRRTLAHLLAFHQGGPSV; this is encoded by the coding sequence ATGGCCCTTTTTAAAAAGAAACAATACATTAAACTGAATCCTTCACCTATCGTGCAGGAAGATAATCAGCCGAAACCTTCCGTTCCCAATAATTTATGGGAAAAATGTCCAAGCTGTAAAAAAATTATTTATACAAAAGACTTGGGTCCAACTAAAACGTGTCAAAATTGTGGCTATTGTTTCCGCTTAAGTTGTCGCGACCGTTTGTTTATGACCGTTGATGAAGGCTCATTTGAAGAATGGGATACAGACATTGTGCCTGTGAATCCAATTGGTTTTCCGGATTATCAAGAGAAAGTGAAACAGACGCAAGCGAAAACGGGATTACATGAAGCGGTTATGACAGGTCAAGCATTGATAGAAGACCAGCCCGTTGTAATCGCTGTGATGGATAGTCAGTTCATCATGGGAAGTATGGGACATGTGGTAGGTGAAAAAATTACGCGCGCTTTTGAACGTGCGCGTGATTTAAATTTACCTGTCGTGATTTTTACGGCTTCAGGTGGTGCACGTATGCAAGAAGGGATAATTTCGTTAATGCAGATGGCAAAAATTTCTGCGGCTGTTAAACGTCATTCAGAAAGTGGGTTATTGTATATCACGGTTTTAACGGATCCTACTACGGGTGGTGTCACGGCTAGTTTTGCAATGCAAGGAGACATTATTTTGGCCGAGCCACAAGCGACTATTGGCTTTGCTGGTCGTCGAGTCATTGAACAAACGATTCGTCAAGAATTGCCAGAAGAATTCCAAAAAGCAGAATTCTTATTAGAAAAAGGCTTTGTCGATAAAATCGTGGAACGACATGAATTACGACGAACACTTGCACATTTATTAGCGTTTCATCAAGGAGGACCGTCAGTATGA
- a CDS encoding acetyl-CoA carboxylase carboxyl transferase subunit alpha produces the protein MTNRKKANELVALARHPKRFTPLEYIEDIFDNFIEFHGDRYYGEDAAVVGGIAYLNEQPVTVIGIQKGRDLEENLKRNFGSPHPEGYRKALRLMKQAEKFNRPVITFINTPGAFCGIEAEERGEGEAIARNLYEMSDLKVPIISVFCGEGGSGGAIALGVADQVLMLEYSVYSILSPEGFASILWKDSSRASEAAEMMKLTSYDLAQLKVIDKIIPEQLEGKSIEQVTINTYLKHELLKSVQTLQNLAIDEMLEKRYQRFRQY, from the coding sequence ATGACAAATCGTAAAAAAGCTAATGAACTAGTAGCCTTAGCCCGTCATCCTAAACGATTCACCCCATTAGAATACATTGAAGATATTTTCGATAACTTCATCGAATTTCATGGTGATCGCTATTACGGAGAAGATGCTGCTGTGGTTGGTGGGATTGCTTATTTAAATGAGCAACCTGTGACGGTGATTGGGATACAAAAGGGACGTGACTTAGAGGAGAATCTAAAACGCAATTTTGGCTCTCCCCATCCTGAAGGGTATCGTAAAGCATTACGTCTAATGAAACAGGCGGAGAAGTTCAATCGTCCTGTGATTACCTTTATTAACACACCTGGGGCTTTTTGTGGTATTGAGGCTGAAGAACGTGGTGAAGGTGAAGCCATTGCTCGTAATTTATACGAGATGAGCGATTTGAAAGTGCCCATCATCTCTGTTTTTTGTGGTGAAGGTGGAAGTGGCGGCGCGATTGCTTTAGGCGTTGCGGATCAAGTATTAATGTTAGAATACAGTGTTTACTCCATTCTTTCTCCTGAAGGTTTTGCTTCGATTTTGTGGAAGGATAGTAGTCGAGCGTCTGAGGCCGCTGAGATGATGAAATTAACCTCTTACGATTTGGCTCAATTAAAGGTGATTGATAAAATTATACCTGAACAATTAGAAGGTAAGTCTATTGAGCAAGTGACGATTAATACGTATTTGAAACATGAATTGCTGAAAAGCGTTCAAACGTTACAAAATTTAGCAATCGATGAGATGCTAGAGAAACGTTATCAACGTTTTAGACAATATTAA
- a CDS encoding SPJ_0845 family protein, producing the protein MAIKYNKTDDLDKKFAEFVVDLDTDLSFDVEEMDRRNQIAQDEAAKFIELENQAKAKREAENK; encoded by the coding sequence ATGGCAATTAAGTATAATAAAACAGATGATTTGGATAAAAAATTTGCTGAATTTGTCGTTGATTTAGACACTGATTTATCATTTGATGTCGAAGAAATGGACCGTCGTAATCAAATAGCTCAAGACGAAGCAGCAAAATTTATTGAATTAGAAAATCAAGCAAAAGCAAAACGTGAAGCAGAAAACAAATAA
- a CDS encoding NAD(P)/FAD-dependent oxidoreductase, whose amino-acid sequence MKVGIIGGGIVGKTTAHFLAKTGVDVTVFDAGVGQATRASAGIISPWLSQRRNQNWYHLARMGAKLYPSLVAELNTISDVSYRQVGSLMFKKNPKTLDKTLDIGTKRLAESPEIGEVKKVTPEEINQLYPELTTTDEAIYLSGGARVDGRALLEALGRSIKQNGGTIIPERVTTLKAIGEKWQLSYQNKQASFDYVILAAGPWLNSLLEPLNFEVDVRPQKGQLLVFNHGNLRSNLPVVIPTGEGDIIPIGADKLLIGATHENDEGFDLSVNLEATTSMFENLHHYLPEVSMAQLEEVRVGTRAYTSDFLPFFGLVPGEKNLLVASGLGSSGLTTGPMIGKMLAQIITQQPTELDMNQYSPRPYLKKK is encoded by the coding sequence ATGAAAGTTGGTATTATTGGAGGCGGAATTGTCGGTAAGACGACCGCTCATTTTTTAGCAAAGACAGGCGTTGATGTGACCGTGTTTGACGCTGGAGTAGGACAAGCAACACGAGCTAGCGCGGGTATTATCTCGCCGTGGTTATCACAACGACGTAATCAGAATTGGTATCACCTAGCACGGATGGGGGCCAAACTTTACCCTAGTTTAGTAGCAGAATTAAACACGATTTCGGATGTTTCTTACCGTCAAGTCGGTAGTTTAATGTTTAAAAAAAATCCTAAAACGTTGGATAAAACTTTAGATATTGGCACTAAGCGACTAGCTGAATCACCAGAAATTGGTGAGGTAAAAAAAGTAACACCTGAGGAAATCAATCAACTTTATCCCGAATTAACAACGACGGATGAAGCCATCTATCTAAGTGGCGGGGCACGTGTCGATGGACGCGCGTTGCTTGAAGCTTTAGGTAGGAGTATTAAACAAAATGGTGGCACTATTATTCCCGAACGTGTCACAACCCTTAAAGCTATCGGTGAGAAGTGGCAACTCAGCTATCAAAATAAACAAGCTAGCTTCGACTATGTCATTTTAGCAGCGGGCCCCTGGTTAAATTCACTACTTGAGCCCCTGAATTTTGAAGTCGACGTGCGTCCACAAAAGGGCCAACTACTCGTCTTTAATCATGGTAATCTACGTTCAAATTTGCCAGTGGTCATTCCGACAGGTGAAGGCGATATTATCCCGATTGGGGCTGATAAACTCTTAATTGGTGCCACTCACGAAAATGACGAAGGCTTTGATTTATCGGTCAATCTTGAGGCAACTACTAGCATGTTTGAAAACTTGCACCATTATTTACCTGAAGTCTCCATGGCTCAACTCGAAGAAGTTCGTGTCGGGACACGTGCTTATACGTCTGACTTTCTACCATTTTTTGGGCTTGTCCCTGGAGAAAAAAACTTGCTAGTCGCAAGTGGCTTAGGTTCGTCTGGCTTAACGACTGGACCGATGATTGGCAAAATGTTGGCTCAAATCATCACACAACAACCCACTGAACTGGATATGAATCAGTACAGTCCTAGACCTTATCTTAAGAAAAAATAA
- a CDS encoding cation diffusion facilitator family transporter, with protein sequence MIKERENQLKMAERGAIVSIIAYIIVALCKLVIGNLTHSKALFADGLNNATDIIASITVLIGLRLARKPADDDHRYGHWKMESLASLLTSLVMIVVGGQVFVEALTHLFAKHTEAPDSIAAIVGIISAIFMFGVYLYNHRLAKKVQSHALDAAAKDNLSDAITSIGTAVAVFAASFNLIWIDRVTALIIGLVIIKTGFDIFKESSYSLSDGFSIEELRKYKQDILKIEGVKGVKDIKGRSYGANIFLDVVVYMDPNISVQESHDITEHIEDLLSDKYNVFDTDIHVEPLEKESET encoded by the coding sequence ATGATAAAAGAACGCGAAAATCAATTAAAAATGGCAGAACGAGGGGCTATTGTCAGTATTATTGCTTACATTATTGTTGCCTTATGTAAATTAGTCATTGGAAATCTTACGCACTCAAAAGCTCTCTTCGCAGATGGTTTAAACAATGCGACCGATATTATCGCGTCGATTACCGTATTAATCGGCTTACGCTTGGCTAGAAAACCAGCTGACGATGATCATCGTTATGGTCATTGGAAAATGGAAAGTTTAGCGAGTTTGTTAACTTCTCTTGTCATGATTGTGGTGGGAGGTCAAGTATTTGTTGAAGCCTTAACTCATCTCTTCGCTAAGCACACTGAAGCTCCTGATAGTATTGCCGCGATTGTCGGCATCATCTCAGCTATCTTTATGTTCGGTGTTTACTTATACAATCATCGCCTTGCAAAAAAAGTCCAAAGTCATGCGCTAGATGCCGCCGCAAAAGATAATCTATCAGATGCGATTACTAGTATTGGAACCGCTGTGGCGGTATTTGCTGCTTCCTTTAATCTAATATGGATTGACCGAGTAACGGCGTTAATTATTGGCTTGGTCATTATTAAAACAGGTTTTGATATTTTTAAAGAAAGTAGTTACAGCTTATCAGATGGTTTTTCAATCGAAGAATTGCGCAAATATAAACAAGATATTTTAAAAATTGAAGGGGTTAAAGGGGTTAAAGATATAAAGGGACGTTCATACGGCGCAAATATTTTTCTAGATGTCGTTGTCTACATGGATCCTAATATTTCAGTTCAAGAAAGTCACGATATCACTGAACATATTGAAGATTTGTTATCAGACAAATATAATGTATTTGATACAGATATCCATGTCGAACCATTAGAAAAAGAAAGTGAGACGTAA
- the glnA gene encoding type I glutamate--ammonia ligase, with translation MDKKIAEIKQLAKEEDVHFLRLMFTDILGVIKNVEVPISQLDKVLENKMMFDGSSIEGFVRIEESDMYLYPDLDTWLVFPWETSHGKVARLICDVYTPDGEPFAGDPRGNLKRNLSKMKELGFTAFNLGAEPEFFLFKLDADNKPTLNVNDDGGYFDLSPTDLGENCRREIVLELEKLGFEIEASHHECATGQHEIDFKYEDVLKACDEIQTFKLVVKTIARKHGLHATFMPKPIHGIAGSGMHCNMSLFKNGKNVFFDESDERQLSQTAYHFLAGLIEHARSYTAVCNPLVNSYKRLVPGYEAPVYVAWSGRNRSPLIRIPASRGMSTRLELRSVDPSANPYLAMAALLEAGLDGIRRELTPPAEVNQNIYEMTQEERVAAGIKDLPSTLHNAVKDFKKDDTMKEALGEHIFESFIASKEQEWADYRERVTQWEIDTYLTLY, from the coding sequence ATGGATAAAAAAATTGCAGAGATTAAACAATTAGCTAAAGAAGAAGACGTTCATTTTTTACGTCTAATGTTTACAGACATCTTAGGTGTTATTAAAAACGTTGAGGTGCCAATTAGCCAGTTAGACAAAGTTTTAGAGAATAAAATGATGTTTGATGGTTCTTCAATTGAAGGTTTCGTACGTATTGAAGAAAGTGATATGTATTTATACCCTGATTTAGATACATGGTTAGTATTCCCTTGGGAGACAAGTCATGGAAAAGTCGCACGTTTAATCTGTGACGTTTACACACCTGATGGAGAGCCATTTGCGGGCGATCCTCGAGGTAATCTAAAACGTAACCTTAGTAAGATGAAAGAATTAGGTTTCACAGCGTTTAATTTAGGGGCTGAACCAGAATTCTTCCTATTCAAATTGGATGCTGATAACAAACCAACGCTAAACGTTAACGACGATGGTGGTTACTTTGATTTATCCCCAACTGATTTAGGTGAAAATTGCCGTCGTGAAATTGTATTAGAATTAGAAAAATTAGGTTTTGAAATCGAAGCATCACATCATGAATGTGCAACTGGACAACATGAAATTGACTTCAAATATGAAGATGTCTTAAAAGCATGTGATGAGATTCAAACGTTTAAATTAGTAGTAAAAACAATCGCTCGTAAACACGGGTTGCACGCAACCTTTATGCCAAAACCAATTCATGGTATTGCTGGTTCAGGAATGCACTGTAACATGTCATTATTTAAAAACGGCAAAAATGTGTTCTTTGATGAAAGCGATGAGCGTCAATTAAGTCAAACAGCTTATCACTTTTTAGCTGGTTTAATTGAGCATGCTCGTAGCTATACTGCTGTATGTAACCCATTAGTTAACTCATACAAACGTTTAGTTCCTGGTTACGAAGCGCCAGTTTATGTGGCTTGGAGTGGTCGTAACCGTTCACCATTAATTCGTATTCCAGCGTCACGCGGCATGTCAACACGTTTAGAATTACGTTCAGTTGATCCATCAGCGAACCCATACTTAGCAATGGCAGCTTTATTAGAAGCTGGATTAGACGGTATTCGTCGTGAATTAACGCCACCTGCTGAAGTAAATCAAAATATTTATGAGATGACACAAGAAGAACGTGTCGCTGCAGGTATTAAAGATTTACCTTCAACATTACATAATGCGGTAAAAGACTTCAAAAAAGATGACACAATGAAAGAGGCTTTAGGAGAGCATATCTTTGAAAGCTTCATTGCCTCAAAAGAACAAGAATGGGCAGATTACCGTGAACGCGTCACACAATGGGAAATCGATACTTACTTAACATTATACTAA